The window AGCACTatgttatattattttcttatagAAGTGTTTGATTTGAAACTAACATCGTTACGACATCTCGTATGTTGTCTATTATCATTGTTGCATCACGCAGACATTCAtctattatatatgtaataggtatatattgtattatatcacataaatagaaaatatatattgtaaatagaAAATGTGGCTTTTGCATGCGATTCTTTGGATTACATGGTTATCTTACTTATCTCTTGGCGCCCATTTGTGATACAATTATACCATGAGGAAATCTCTTTCTCAGGCCTCTTGGAGACTAGTGTTCCCAAGATGCAGTGAAGTCAAACTACTGACGTGGCTCCGTACGCATAGGTTAGGTATGAAGCAAGCTCTGGTTTTGAATTCGATTTTTTTTCCGGAGGCGGCTTTAAATAGGAGTGGGAagattttctctccctctccCCGACCCTCCCCTTTTCTAAGGTCGAACCATTACTCAATTCAAAAACGATTGCAGATTCAGAGGCTACACAGACTCCTCTTACCCTTTTGCTTGGCATTCAAACCATACGGTGTACTTTTTAACTAGGCATTTAGACATGTTGGCTACTCTGTTCTTTTGGGATATGAGTAGCCTACTGTTTGTGTTGGTCATAATAAATTGTCTTTGTTGTATAATGGTTGTTGATGTCAATGTGAATGTTCATGATTGGTTTTTATGTAGTGTGCACAAAGATGTATTAGATTGGCCCCAAATTTTGCAAAATGCACAACATGAGCCCTTTTTATGTGAAAGCAATAGCAACCATGATGGGTAGAGTTGTTGTACAATATTAAGCCCATAAGTAATAAAAGGAGATAACTTGTATTATGGAAACATCGTATAtagctatatatttttttgtaaagttagtttcgattcagacgccGGGAGGTAATCTTAACTAGTGATTTGTTGGATCTCCAACCCTCTCCTTATAGAAAATATCTTGAACCCAAGATTCGAACActagacttaaaaaaaaactcatctcCGAAACTCACATAATGAATTTAGAAGATATCATTGGCTAGTAGAGTGTCTCCTCACAAacctttatatttttaaaagtattgttttacatatatggaaattaactagttttttgtccccgggcgttgccccgggagacattacgtaacatgtaaacatgtggaaaattatataaaatgaaatttttgtggcaaaagttaaaaggtgaaaagtgatgtgataaaaagtaaagaaaaatgaaacgttggtgactgaagttgaaaaaataaaagtacaaaaattaaatagaacaaaactttgtgtgaaaagtagaaaaaaataaaagtgatgtggcaaaaagtagaATGACAAAAAAttcgtaaatttatgtgataaaaagtaaagagaatgaaacttttgtgacaaaatttagaaaaacaaatgtataaaaagtaaatggggaaataacacaaatattttgtgcaagaaataaaagttatgtgacaaaaagtaaaattttaaaagtttttgtgataaaaagtaaaaagaatgaattttcgtggcagaaattagaaaaacaaaaatttaaaaactaaataaaacaaagctttcgtgccaaaaataaaaaaaattaaatttatgtgacaaaaagttaaaagttaaaagtttccatcataaaaagtaaaaaaaatttgaaactttCATGGCAATAGTTAGAAAAACATaggtttaaaaactaaataaaagcaaacttttgtgctaaaagtaaaaaaaattaaagttatgtgacaaaagataaaacgttaaagttatgtgacaaatattaagaaacctaaagttaaaaggttaaagttagctgatagggaccattgttgtaacaaatttaatgACAGGGACTATAACTGCAGGAAAAAATAAGAAacctaaagttaaaaggttaaagttagcTGATATGGaccattgttgtaacaaatttaatgACAGGGACTATAACTGTAGGAAAAAATTAGCAGCCGTTAGCTGATGAGGACCATTGCTGCAACAAATTTAACAATAGAGactaaaagtgttaaaaatatataacgcACGCAAACCAATTCATgcttttttagtatatataataatacgaGTTTAACAGGATGTTAAAACATACGAGTATATTTGCCCCTAATGGGGACAAAACATAAGTTCCATTTGGTTGGATTGTTGTTGGTTTTGCTCCTGGGTTCCGACTTTCGCTACTCAACATCTAAGCTCTGTGTTTGACTCCATTCGCCTGGATTGAAATCACAACTTTCATCTGGATGAAAATCTCAGTACAATGGTTATTACTAGGTATGTTTATCCTTCTTTGTGGCCGATTAAAAAAGAGATTAACTTTCAACAACcctgattttcttttattttgattttggggGCAACTTTTTCTATCAAAGTATGAGCActggatgaaaaaaaaaaaaaaaaaaaggattatcCGGGGTTATTGGGTTAACGTAATTTTTTCTATCAAAGTATCAGCATTAGATGAAAACatatatcaatatcaaattatttaattaataataattaaaaatatagtttgATTAGGTCATTAGAACTCATATAAGTAAATTTTTCTATCAATTATAGTTTGTAGAAGTATACTttgattcttaatcttaatatatacaaaactGACCTAAACCCCAGTTGACCGATCACAATCCtcaatttctttaaattaattaaatcaacccATGTCTAATTTaatacactttttggttttccatcacgaatttacactttaacccaatttaaaaataattaatactttattgcataatgtttatcaattaacaaaatatagctaaaagttgGAAAGGATACAACATTTGGATTAatactaattaatatttatattgatattttattttatattattaataatcaaactaattgtaatattgttgttattagtaattgtaatcatACTATACTTAGGATAATCATTTTAGTAAttggaatcaaactatatttaggataGAAATCTACCAATATGCTAAAACAGGATTgcgtatttttttttatcgacaTTTGGCGCATTCCTTATAAGACATGTGTCACTTTTGgtgttattaaaaaaagattcCGAATTCATAATTATCTAGTTGTAATCAAATACTATTTCttagttttaatataaaaaaggtttttgatCGACACTTGGCACATTCCTTGCATGACATGTGTCACTTTggtgtaattaaaaaatattcataattcataattaactaaatgtaataaaattctaatatttttttttaactaaacttGTGAAATATATTGATATTCAAGATATTTACAATCAAGTCAAAAAGCTTGGTCATAACCAAAGACAATACAAGCCCATATTCAAAACTATACTGCAGACATAACCAACTCTATTTCTATACAATGTCAGCCTATATTCAAAGTTTCAAACATACAAACAAAATCTTCACTTTCATCCTTTACAAACATTTACAGACTCAAAATGTGCTAGAAGAGGACCAAGTAGCTTCATCTTTCACAGCTCACTATTCCAATTCACATACACATTTTGAGCAATATCAGTACCATTCAGCAGCAATCAGTAGCAAGCATTCAATCAACTATAAACATGCAGTTAACCCATTTCATCTTCCAAAGAGCACCAATTTTGACTACATTATTAGTATTTCTAACTCTGATAGTAAGGAGATAATACTAAtatttagattatatatatatcattatatattttattattattattattatactaaaattccatatatatgatttatgaaaaaattaataatgttaataactaatatatcaaTACGGAATACAATATCttaaaatataagatatatgccaagttttaaaaatccaaattaaacaaatatattatacaattCATGAGTTTTCATAATATGTGAAGGGATCTATACCCCAACTTAGGTATCTAGCAGCCACAACCACATAACTGtatcatcatatattatataatccgtacatcgtacgggcaTTAAGACTAGTTCTTCTTATATAAATCGaaccctacaaataaaatcacaacacctgaaatcattaaaaaaaaacccacgaACCAGCTGCTACTTTTGTTGTTCTTAACAACCATGgctaatgaaaataaaattactttttgcaatACATCAATGAGAACTCAGTTAATtgtaaaatcaagattaaaacATTGCTTCTTTagaagagtttgtataaaagaaactgTGCTACATCATCCAGAtttgatatgatttagcatCAAGTATTTAGatttgaatatctcaattatttttttgatatatttatacatttaacgtataagtaatttttgttccatatactaatttttatattaataatgttgtaaatcccatgtatttgacacgggtctaaaatctagtaggAATTgtataagtaaattataaaactatatatatatatatatataggattatcacatatttaaaacttaaaaaaaaaattgaattattaaatagattaaaaaagaaagaaagaaagaaaaaaagacacTGTGTCACTCCTATCTCCTTATCCTGTTTTACTATATATCATATGGATAGATATCGATATCGTTATAGATACATTGATGATAGTAAAGTTGTAAGCTTTGATTTGTTAAACCTTACTTGTGATAATTGCTAAAAGGAAAGAGGTATTTAATTGAACAGAGTAGGTGTACCGGACAACGACAAGAAACAGAAACTCGAAGTAGAAGAAGCAGACAAAGCAGAAGCAATGCGgataaatagtaataataatggtATGATCCAATTATTTGTTAAGAACTTTTCATCATCCAATAGCAGCGGAAGAAGCAGCAGCAGCCTGGTTCTGTTTGTTAAGCCTGATGAAACCATAAGATCCATTCACGAGAAAATAGAAGCAACGACAGGTATCCCGGTTAGTTTCCAAAAATTACTATATGCAGGAAAGCAGCTTCATTCTGAGCATACATTGCGTCAatttaatatcattaaaaatgaCTCCACTTTACATTTAGTAGCCCGTATGCCGCAAAGCATCCCCCATCCGAAGGCCTCTCACCTTGTCAATGATTTGCTTTCCTTTGTTTACAGGTTGCGTCGTTGTAGCAACTGCAACAATGACCATCTTGATCATCGTCTCCTCGATTCCAAGCTTAAGAAATTCTCTAAATCCGCTTTCTCCCCCAAACACCCTGTTTATTGTGCTTCTGTTTATCTTAATATCTTCCGTTCTTATGGTGCCCCAGAAGCACTTGTTTTTCTTTACATGTCTCCTCACAAACAATGTGCCCTAAGTTCCCTTCAATCCTTTATTACTTGTGTTCCCAAATCTTTCTATCCAATCTTTACGCCTCTCCTCATGCACTTTTCTAGATTGCTCCTTTCTTACAGTGCTCATGATGATCCTTTCTACTTATTCTGTCGTAATCGTCTTGGATCCATGCTCGCTTCTGTTTCCATCTCCTCCTCCCCCCCAGGGCCATACAGAGATGATGATTATAAGCAGGCTGACGTCATTTCAGCTCATGACTTACTTCAGATTGTACACCAGATTGCCACTAATTTGTCACACTCTTCAGTGAATTTTGAACGTGACGTCATTGATTTTACTAACTTTGTGGGCCCTATCAAGAAGTCAATCCATGTTCACCAGGTCCCTTTTCAGACTGATCCCATACACTCACTACCATGGCACTACTGCTATGGCAACAACCCCAATCCCCACCCTTGCTACATCCGTGACTTTTTTTATACGATCTTTCCTGTTCTGTCTTCGGCAACGAAAACCTGCCTCGACAAAGTGGAGGAACATATAAAAGTCGGGAAACACCAAGCAGACAAAAAAGATCAATGGGGTCActatttcttgattttgacccaagtgtatcacATTGCTAAACTATATCAGGGCACTGAAGAAATCTTTATGACGGGTATGAGGCTTAACAAGGTTGCTTTGTGTTACCTTATTCCTAGATATGCCAAGAGAGGTGAAGATTACCATTGGATTCTTGACCATAAGGATCTCACTGACTTTCACTCTAGGAGACATTTGGTTATGCTGTTACTTCCAGAGCTCGTGAAAGACGACTATGAGGACACTTTTGAGATGCTTATTGACAGATCACAATTGTTGGCTGAatcttttaactatattttacCAGCAGAGACCGATGAATTGCGTAGTGGCTTATTCGTGGGGTTTAAAAATGAGGAAGCTACCGGCCCTGGTGTATTACGCGAATGGTTTTTCTTGGTGTGCCAATCTATCTTTGATCCCCATAATGCTCTCTTCCTCCCTTGCCCCAATGATCGAAGAAGATTATTTCCTAATCCAGGTAATTATGGTTTTACTTTCCACCTGTTATTTTGTTTCTGTTATACTATCATGTGTTTTGATTGATATTACATAATGTGAGTAATTTTTCATACTTGCAGCATCTAAGGTGGACCCATTTCACCTTGATTATTATCAATTTGCAGGCAGGGTAATCGCCCTAGCCTTGATGCATAAAATGCAAGTGGGCATTGTATTTGACCAGACATTCTTCTTGCAATTGGCTGGAGTCGATATCTCGTTGGATGATGTAAAGGATGCAGATCCATACTTG is drawn from Erigeron canadensis isolate Cc75 chromosome 9, C_canadensis_v1, whole genome shotgun sequence and contains these coding sequences:
- the LOC122583028 gene encoding E3 ubiquitin-protein ligase UPL5-like gives rise to the protein MVITRVGVPDNDKKQKLEVEEADKAEAMRINSNNNGMIQLFVKNFSSSNSSGRSSSSLVLFVKPDETIRSIHEKIEATTGIPVSFQKLLYAGKQLHSEHTLRQFNIIKNDSTLHLVARMPQSIPHPKASHLVNDLLSFVYRLRRCSNCNNDHLDHRLLDSKLKKFSKSAFSPKHPVYCASVYLNIFRSYGAPEALVFLYMSPHKQCALSSLQSFITCVPKSFYPIFTPLLMHFSRLLLSYSAHDDPFYLFCRNRLGSMLASVSISSSPPGPYRDDDYKQADVISAHDLLQIVHQIATNLSHSSVNFERDVIDFTNFVGPIKKSIHVHQVPFQTDPIHSLPWHYCYGNNPNPHPCYIRDFFYTIFPVLSSATKTCLDKVEEHIKVGKHQADKKDQWGHYFLILTQVYHIAKLYQGTEEIFMTGMRLNKVALCYLIPRYAKRGEDYHWILDHKDLTDFHSRRHLVMLLLPELVKDDYEDTFEMLIDRSQLLAESFNYILPAETDELRSGLFVGFKNEEATGPGVLREWFFLVCQSIFDPHNALFLPCPNDRRRLFPNPASKVDPFHLDYYQFAGRVIALALMHKMQVGIVFDQTFFLQLAGVDISLDDVKDADPYLYSSCKQILDMDPCAVDEDTLGLTFIWEFEELGSMKVLELLPNGKHIPVNSRNRKEYVHLLIRHRFVTSVTQQVARFAQGFTDIVTKDDIRKLFFKSLELRDLDGMLYGSEGDISIDDWKAHTEYEGYKVTDRQIKWFWKIVRKMTAEQRKVLLFFWTSVKYLPVEGFGGLASKLYICQSIEKVNHLPSSHTCFYQLCFPAYPSKAVMQRLLNTITQEHVSCSFGTL